DNA sequence from the Pomacea canaliculata isolate SZHN2017 linkage group LG7, ASM307304v1, whole genome shotgun sequence genome:
CAAATTATCAACCCTGTACCTGCTCCTCGCAGTTTACACACAGGCTCTCAATCTCTGTGATCTCAGGCTCATCTTCATCAGCCGTTATGTCACGGAAAAGTGGCTTTTTGCTTGCTTCTACACCATCACTTGCCATGTCTcaacaatgaagaaaaatatttaaatattatcattaacTTTATCTTTGTGTACAAAATCTAGTCAATACCAACACTTGCCAATGCGGTCCCTGCTAGCAATTGGTCATGTCCACCAGTTGGTTCAACTATAATCAAGAATTAATTTGATCATAGCTGTCAACTGTTTGACCAAAAAGATAAATGAACTTTGATGGAATTTGCATTATAATGTTTCAAAGGCATTTAAGTTATATTTGCATTCAACTTCAGGCAACTGTTATATTCTTAATTTGAGGTTAGTACCTACTTGATCATCAATGGTTTTATCtgcactcactctctcacagtGTCCATACATGAAAACAAGGTCAAAACCTCCCCTACTACCGAAATGTTGTGCTGTAGCAGTCTCACTAGTGTGTTTTGGTGGAAGTAAGGGTCGATTGGACTAGTTACTAAATTGCTACGACTGTGTGCAGGTTGCGTGAATGGGGAGGGGTAGCGAGAGAGTGTGTATTACGTTGTGCATATCATGAGAAGGTGGAGTTCATATATTTACGACTAATAGTGCTCTGTAATTCTGAATTTCTTGAGACTTTAgatttgaaagtttttaaacatttgactTTTGTCACTATAGCAACTTACGTCATTCTGTGGTCGCAACGACGACCCCCGTCCCAGAATAAATCAGTATTACTGCATTGACTAACATTCAGTTTAAAGACATTGTTATCGATGCAAGAAAATCAGTTACAGGCGTTTGATCGCAGTGTGCACCCGTTAAACATAcatgaaagataattttaaaaaaatatatacaccaACCATTCGTCTGCTACAacatgaataaagataaaaatttacaaTGATTCATTGTTCTTAATAAACACGTTATTATATAACAAATGAATCACTCCCAGGCTCCTACCATTGAACTTACTCAAGTGTTACTGTTCGTTAGGGTTTTAAATGGCTAGTAGTTTTCGATAAATCTCAAAATGTGTTCTTCGTGCCAGTGCATGGCTTGCCCATGTCACTCAGGATTTGCCGGAAGTTCGAAATGGAAGCTTTGCAATCCTGaaccatttaaattaaaagctCTGCTAGCCATGATGCTAGGCGATTCAAATAGTTTATGCTAACGattaaaaacatacatatttagtatgtaaaataataatgcaaaatagtTTTGTAAGAACATTTTACATGGCTATATAAATTTTCTGTCATTACAGCTCCACTTTCAGCCTTGCTTTAGCCTGTCTCACCGGAAAGTCGAACAGCATAACGCATGCGCCTGCGCATAACCAGCACATGGCCCCTGTTTGAAGGTTACCACATCATTTTGGTATTTGTCAAGTTTTAGTGGTCTTTAATGCAACTTTACTATACCTCATCAGGATAGAATGGGCAATATTCACGCAGCTTCTCCTCAAACGCCTTCGTCGGCAATGCCGGCTCCTCCAATCTCTTCAGTTTTATCACCGGCTCCAACGACACAGTGTCCAGAGCCACCGATTCTGGCACCTATTGAACCCTCACGTAACCCAGGAACAGTCGAAGATCTCCACAAACAGTGCAAaggtctttttaaaattttttgtgtgcCTTTAAATCGACATGGATGTCATTGTTATCAAGTTAAGAGTTGCGAATGTTGTAATGCATGCATTACACTGTTGCAAGGGTTTCTGAAAACAATAGGTACGCTTTGTTATTTGCACTGAGTAAAGATTAGCTTTTGCAATGAATAAAGATTGGTTTTTGCAATAAGTAAAGATACGTCAGTAGGGTGGCATGTGCAGCATCCAAGGTCTTTCAACAGAGTTATCACAGCAATGAGGCATCAGTAATGAGGCATTATAGGAATGAGGTATCACATAAAAGTAGAGATATCCAATATGATCGCAGTCTAAAAAAAGAGTAGTACTGAACATATTAAGAAAAGAGGAGTAGGATCTGGACTTGTGTACTGTCAGTGAACTAGGTGATAGGAATATTTTTCTATTAGTTAAAATGGGGGCGTCATTTTGCCCCACAGCAAAAGTAAATTCTTCCCAAGCCCAAAAAACATACTGATCACCGATGAAACAAATAGCTATTAATGTAAAATGTTACTAAAAGAACCATACACTGTTCTATAGATAGATACACAAGCTCAGCTGCCCATTTTAACAAAACTTTGCGAATAATGTTTAGccaccattttactaaacaagAGTGGCCGCTTGCCAATATGTATGCAGAGAATGTATCTTATAATAGCAAATGAActtgatttttctctttaaacaatcttttaaattaaaggttttttcatcactttattgtgaacatatattttgaatttttttggcTTATTATAATATGCAGAGACTTCGCTGATAGGGCACTTATTTAGCTCAAAGCACATCATACTACAGTAGAGCACCGATACCACTTTTGTAAATTGTGAAAcctacttcaaaaaaaaaaaagaaaaaaaagtcaaatgtgctatataaatctacATTATTATCATTCTTTATAGTCATGctgtattttttgtaaactgttcCTGGCTTTAAAGACTGGTCTGGATCAAGTGACAAATGTACTTGATGTTGGCTGTCAATGTAGTTTTGACAGTCGTATGGGGTGGGGAGAAGGTAGCCCGCCGCCCAATTGCATAAGGGTGAAAATCTTTCACGCCACCACAAATGCGGGCTCGCAACATGGCAGAGACAGTTAAATAACTATCCAAGTAGTTTCTGAGACGTACCAGAAACTAAAAAATGAAGtcaaaatacaagttcacaataaaacgATGTTCAAATAACGCGTCactcttttggtaatatttgatgttaataggTACTTGTTTCATCAGTGATTGGTCAGTCTTTTGGTCTTGGGACTAAATAGACCTAGCTGGGACGAATTGACTTTTGCTATAGTGCAAAATGATCTATGACTGTTAAAATTATGGTCCCTGCATCCCTTCCCTTAAGGTAGGGCTTATGGAATCGGGCATTGCcaaagtaataaatatattcCTGATTTTCCTAAGTGCTGATGTCATCTTTTTAAACTTGAGTCAGATCATTtctcaatatattttaaaacttcatGTTTGCAGATATTTTCCCTCAGGTGTTTGAAGGAGGAAAGCTGATTGTTTCCAAAGGTCTGAGCAGCCACTTCCAGATAAGTCACACAGTCTCATTGGCAACATTTCAGCCTTCTGGATATAGATTTGGTTGTACATATGTTggcacaaaacagttttctccaCAAGAGGTAAACTTTCTATAAACGCATCACAAGCCCTTCATCATTTGTATATTGTGAAAGATTATCATGTGTATAGTGCAATTAGCagttaaagatttaaaaattggcttcagtttagttttctttctcctttgtcCTCTCTATAGCACTGTTGATAAAAGAGGCTGCAACCAATACATGCAGTTTATCATAGACATGGTCAGGAATGCTGTGATACTGCTTTCTGATGtttattgatgaaaataaagacagtcttgtttatataattattgtataACATTTAACTAACTGAACCTAGGCTATATACTGCATACTGGCATCTGTTGGAATGTTGAAATGACCAAAGTGATCCACACCCAATTTGCACCTGAGTGTCAAACTTTTTCAGGTGTTCACTTTTTCCTAGTACAAAAGTTGCATTTTTGAATGGTGATAATAAGGAAGATTACTTATTTTCCTTATGGCTCACACTTTAAGAGAAGTATAGCTTATTCTATGATCAGcaagatgacaaaaaaattctgcattATTTAAACAGCATACTGTGAGTCAATGATGTGTTAAAGGTGAATGTGTAGTCATCTAAGTTTGTGATACATAACTTAAAAACTGAGAAGGGCATCTCATGAAGAATGTTTTACAACTCGTTTCTTCCAGGCCTTTCCTGTTCTGATCGGAGACATTGATCCAAGTGGAAATTTAAATGCCAACATCATCCATGCATTCTCAGAAAgtttaagaacaaaattagTGGCACAGGTAAGTGTACTGTTATTGTAGATGGATTGAAAGTTTATTGTTGACAGCATTAGAGGTATAGTGTTTGTGGACTAAGGAAAGTTGCTATTTACTAAAATCAATCGAAATATctacttttaaattaaatgtctACCTTAAacgttattgtttatttttattttttgatgagAATTTTAGTGGCTAAATTATGTATTATGAGGTAACAGTATGACATAGTCTAGTCATTCAAGCACCAGTATATTGTTTGTCATAACACAGATCCAGCACAACAAATGTGTGGCCTCACAGTGTACGACAGACTTCAAAGGTTCTGATTTTACAGTTTCCCTCACTGCTGGAAATGTAGATCCAATTTCTGGCTCAGGTAGGCTATTGGAAGATGGCTAGTTCATTCttgcgtgcgcgcacacacacacacgcacatatatacatTCGTACTTTTTTGAGTGATTGTGCCTACACCATGTCTTTGATGTTATGCAGGCTTGTTTGTGGGACAGTATCTGCAACAAGTAACACCTAAGCTTGCACTGGGTGCAGAGGTGCTATATCAATATGGACAACAGATCCCAGGGGGAGAAATATCTATCTTTTCTCTTGCTGGAAAGTACTCTGGTGAGTTTTTCTCTTTGGGAAGATTTCAAATATAGTTTTCAAAGGTATTCAGAAAGCATTCAATTACTGTGCATGTAGGTTAGGAAATGGCTGTTGGTGGTATAGTAGGTCAAGCATTATGATATTGTGGCTTCAGACACTTGAAATTATAACCGACACCACTGGATAATGTCTTGATTCTTGAAGCTGTGAAAGTATTGAATTTCATAATAATACATGAGGTATTTTGGTCTAAATTTCAGAATCTGTAATGTGCTGTGGTTAATATAGCAAAATTTGTGAGGTTAAGAGATAAGCTGTTGTCATCTGTTTGCAGGGAATAAGTGGCAGCTCAGTGCCAATGTAAGTCCTCTGGCGGGGAGTGTGCATGCTTGCTATGCACATAAGATCAGTGACCAGCTGTCTTTGGCTGCAGAGCTAGAGACCAGCTTGCGACTGCAGGAAAGCACAGCTACTATCGGCTACCAGGTGGAAATTCCAAATGCCCATACTACTTTCAAAGGTATGGtacagttttttgtttggtcatTGGGAAAAAAGGTTATGCTCCTCTTTTTGTTAATTTAAGAAACCTAACTTCAACCTCCACTGTCCCTAAAGTAGGTGCTGGCACACAAAATAAGGTTTCTTAAAGTAACTTTTTAACTGTTTCACatgaaagtacaaaaaaaaaaaaaaaatgccacgTCTCTTTGTCTAGTAGGTTATTGGTTATTCAAAATTGATGATTTGCATCAAAGTTAAACCATTGTTAAAGCTCTTATATACATCTTAAAACATTAGAAGTCCTAAACAGTGCTTACTGTGAGAAGTTATCAACACTGACTTTCTACCTAAGTGACTGAAAAACTAATGTAAATTTTGGATTATAAACCACGACTTTTTCCCTCAGCTTTAAACTTTGCTGCTTAAACGGCATTGTTGCttgtttgatgatttttttgaTTCAAGGAGCATGACACCTTCGTCTATTCTTAGCTTCTTTGTCACTCAAAATATCATGTTttgtgttcattaatttttctacGAGCTCTGTGTTAAAGTGTttactgttcacatttttaaatcggAGCTGCATAGAGTTAAAACATTCAAATCATTTGCTCAAGCACATATTCTCGTTATGCTGAAAATGAGATAAAATGTCtatgatgcagctttcaagttgaaGGCTTGGAATAAGTGAATCATTGATATGATGTTAGAGGAAGCAGTGGTCTGctgtccgaaatactttgagaatcACTACTCTAGaacttaaaaaacatttttgaaaaacatggGAATTTTTACCAGTcttcaaaatttattaatgCAAATAGTGAATCACACATGTGAGCGAGAGCACAAATTCTGACCCAACCATCAAGTGTTTCAGGTCATGCATGTGCATTAGTTCGCTTTCCATCATTGGGAAGGTGTATGTGCTGGTACCTACTTAAGGTAACATTACTAGACTTTTGTTTTCCCATGCCTGGTCTTCTTTGAAGGTTCTTGTGGAGTGTGACGGGGCGGTGTAGGGGAAATGCTATGTTCTGCACTTTACTATTAGGATTTTGTTACAGCATGTAAAAATTGGTCATAAAATGTAGTTTATGAGAGTAATTAAATTACCATGCACTGTCATCTCATTTGTTGCAGCCCAGTTTGACACAAACTGGTGTCTTGGTGCTGTCATGGAAAAGAAATTGCAACCATTCCCTTTCACCTTTGCTCTCAGTGGATGGGCCAATCATGTGAAAGGACAATATCGCTTTGGCGTTGGTTTAATAGTTGGTTGATGAAACGATGTactttagcattttttttttttgtccaaatATGTTTGCAGAGGGCTGTATGATAGAGAATTTTATACTTGAGCAGAAAAGTGATAAAagattctgtttattttgagtG
Encoded proteins:
- the LOC112567720 gene encoding mitochondrial import receptor subunit TOM40 homolog 1-like, which gives rise to MGNIHAASPQTPSSAMPAPPISSVLSPAPTTQCPEPPILAPIEPSRNPGTVEDLHKQCKDIFPQVFEGGKLIVSKGLSSHFQISHTVSLATFQPSGYRFGCTYVGTKQFSPQEAFPVLIGDIDPSGNLNANIIHAFSESLRTKLVAQIQHNKCVASQCTTDFKGSDFTVSLTAGNVDPISGSGLFVGQYLQQVTPKLALGAEVLYQYGQQIPGGEISIFSLAGKYSGNKWQLSANVSPLAGSVHACYAHKISDQLSLAAELETSLRLQESTATIGYQVEIPNAHTTFKAQFDTNWCLGAVMEKKLQPFPFTFALSGWANHVKGQYRFGVGLIVG